The DNA window AGGTAAAAATGATTTTAAAAGAGAATGATTTCCCCACATTAAACGGACTGGTACTTGCCGGAGGAAAAAGCCAGCGTATTGGAAATCCTAAAGACAAAATCAACTGGCATGGCAAAGAACAAAAGTATTATGCCGCTGATCTTTTAGCTGCAATTTGTGATGAAGTTTTTATTTCATGCAGACAAGACCAGCTGGAAAATTTTGATACAAATTACAATTTCCTTACCGACACTTTTTTAAATATGGGTCCTTTCGGCGGAATACTTTCCGCATTACGTTCTCAAAGAGATAAAGCATGGCTGGTAGTAGCTTGTGACCTTCCCCTTCTGGACAAAAATTCATTAGAATTTCTGATACAATCCAGAAACCCGGAAAAAGCAGCGACAACCTACGAAAGTCCTTTTGACGGCTTACCCGAACCATTGATTACCATTTGGGAGCCTAAAAGCTATCCTTTACTCCTGAATTTTTTAGGATTGGGAAATACGTGCCCCAGAAAAGTTCTGATCAACAGCGATACATTAATCCTGAAGCCTGCCAACCCGGATGCTTTAATGAATGTGAATACCCCTGAAGATATGGCAAAGGCAAAGGAGATTTTAAGAAAATAGGTTTAATTGAAGATAAAAACAAATGAGTGACCCGCTTGAACGTTATCATTGCCAGATTGCTTTACCCGGATTTGGTATTTTGTCCCAGGAATTACTTAAAAATGCTAAAATTCTGATCGTAGGCATGGGAGGACTTGGCTGTCCTTCGGCTCAATATCTTGTTTCTTCAGGTGTTGGAACAATTGGTCTTGCAGATGATGATACAGTCTGCGAAAGTAATTTACACCGACAAATTCTATACACACCCGATGATATCGGAACCTGTAAAGTAGATGCCGCCGCAAAAAAGCTGCAACAACAAAATCCTTCTGTGTCCATAATTCCTTATCGTCTTAAAGTCACTTCTTCTAATGTGATGAATTTGATTTCGGAGTTTGATTTGATTATTGAAGGAACAGATAATTTTGAAACAAAATGTTTATTGAATGATGCTTGTGTATTATCTGGAAAACCTTTGGTTTATGGTGCCATTTACCAGTATGAAGGTCAGGTAAGCATTTGGAATGTCTTACAAAAAGACGGCACTTACTCTCCCAATTATCGTGATGTTTTTCCTAATGCAGAAGAGTCGCAGGTTCCCAACTGCAGAGAAGGCGGAGTACTTCCTACCCTGGCAGGAATTGTTGGCTGTATGCAGGCCGGTGAAACTATAAAATATTTTACAAATCCTGAAGATTCATTGGCAGGAAAACTCTGGATGATTAACGTTCTGAACGGCAGCGCCCAAATTATTAAATTAAGAAAAACGTCTGTCCAGATTACAGATTTGCCTCAAACTGTCCAGATCGTTACTTTTGAACAACTCATGCAGGAGAAGCATAGTTTTGAAATTATTGATGTACGCAGACCGGAGGAACATCAACATTTCAATATTGGCGGAACCAATATTCCTGTAGAAGAATTGCAGGATCATTTAGATTATATTTCCGGTTGTTCCGGACCTGTTTTATTCTATTGCCAATCCGGCAAGCGCAGTGCAGAAGCTGTAAGAAAAATAAAAAAGATTTTCCCTGAAAAAGAAGTATTTTCATTAAAAGATGGCATTCACAAAAAAACTCAATAAGCCTGCAAACCAAATCTTTTAATCAATCAATAATATTCTGAGTTATTTTTTGAGAAACAGCAATCTGTTCTCCGGCCATCTCATGAATGGTTTCATTAATCATAGTACACATACTGTTAAGAGCCAGATCATTTGCATCTGTGCCAAACGGTTCTTCAATTTCATCAGCTATCGCTTCAAATGCAACAAATGTATAAGCAACAAACACAACAATAAGCGGTGTAAACCATCCCAGCGAATCTACAAGCCCGAAAGGTAGCAGGAAACAATAAATATACACCGTCCGGTGTAGCAGAACACGGTAACTGTAGGGAATCGGGGTTGAAACGATTCTTTCGCATCCTCCCAAAATATCAGAGAGCTTATCAAAATTCTCATCAAAGCGTGCCTGTTGGATAGAATCTAAACAGCTTTCATCTTTTGCCTTCTGAACCCATTCTCCAAGTAGTCGCATAATAACTGCCGGTTTATATTTTGAAGCTGAGACTATTTTCAGCTGGTCTTCATTAAGTCTGGATTTTAAATCCTCATTGGCCTCTGTTCCTCTCAACTGATGCTTCAATGCAAAGATAAATGCGCTCAGCAGCTGAACAAAATCGTGAACTGAAACATTATTATTTATGTTTTTAAGGGTCATTGCCTGACGTGTCAATGAGCGTGCTGTATTCAACAAAGCACCCCACAGTTTTCGCCCTTCCCAGAACCGATCATAGCTTGCATTGTTCTTAAACCCCAGGAATAAGGCCAATACAAACCCGAATAATGTAAGCGGTGCCGGGTTTAAAGGAACCTTAAACGAAAAAATTATCCCACGAAAATAGGTAACTAGCAGAGAAATAATAAGAAGTAGTCCCAAACGGGGAAGTAAGGCAGGTAAAACGGAACCGTGCCACACAAAAAGCATTCTGAACCAGTTTTCCTTTTTTCGTATAATCATTATTGAATTTTAAAAATATTGTTTTTTATAATTATTTTTTAACTGCTCCGATGATAAGTTCGGTAACCTGATAGCTACTTCGGGCGGGCTTTTTTTCTCCTTCAGCAATAATTCGTAACGGACCTTTTCCATCTGGTAATGGCTTTCCATCTACAGTATCCGCCACAATCACTGTCTTATCGGCAATTGAAGGATCCAGTTCTGCTAAGGAAAACAACACCTGGTATCCATCTGCACATTTAACAAGAAGATATTTTGACATGTTTTCTCCGTGTAACTCCTTCCCTGAAGGCACTTTTGCTGCAGCAAGAATATCCAGAACAGAAACTCCGGTATAAGAATGGACTTTTCCTTCTTTATCTTTCATTGTGGCATTTTTCCGAGGCATTTTCGAAAGATCAGATAAGCTCAATTCCAAAGTTTGAGTAATTTCACCGGAAATTTTTAGTTTGAAACCAGTCTGAGCTGATGCTAAACTGCAAAAAGAAAACAGGATGAAAAAAAACAATTTCCCCATGATTTATTATTTATTATTTGAAAGTTTTAAGTAATAATACGGGCTATTATTCTGCATTGGTTCCGGTTGCTGCAATGACATGGTCTTCAATCTTTTTAAAAATTTCAGGACTATGCTTACGAATCTTTATACGGACATATTTGGAAGCCGGCATATTGGCTCCATTAACCACGTTATTGATCGATACCAAAACATTGGTCTCCGGAAAATAAGTCATGGTACTCTTCTGTGGAATGGGGTATTTTACGACAATAAAAAGAGGTGCAATTCTTTCGATACCATCATCATAATTGAAAAGATCTACGTGGTCTCCTTCTTTTAGCCCGGCTTTCTCAATATCTTTTTCATTCATCATGACAACCCTCCTTTCATTGAAAATCCCGCGATAACGGTCATTCAATCCATACACAACCGTATTGAACTGATCGTGCGTTCTGGTTGTTCCCATCAGATATTCGTCATCCGCAAGCGAATTGTCCGGTACCGCCGTTATATTGAAAGCTGCTTTTCCCGGATAAAATTCACTATTGAAAATACCATCCCTCGGTTCGTTCGGAAGATAGAAACCACCTTTCTGAACTACTCTCTTGTTATAGTTTTCAAATCCTGGAATACATTGTTCGATATCATTGCGAACGGCATCATAACTGTTGATAAACTTATCCCAATCCACGACGGAACGTTTACCCAAAACAGCTTTTGCCATTCTGCAGGCAACATGAGTTTCATTAATCAAATGATCTGAAATAGGATCAAGAACACCTCTTGACCACTCTACAACGCCCATCGAGTTTTCCGTACTCACATGCTGAAGTTCTCCGTTAATCATATCTTTTTCACTTCTGGAAATTACCGGCAAAATAAGAGCTTCTTTTCCATGGATAAGATGATTTCTGTTTAATTTTATAGAAACAATTACAGACATTTCCAGCTTTCGCATTGCTTCCGCCGTAAAGGTTGTATCTGGGGCTGCAGAAAGAAAATTACCACCCATGCAGAACATGAATTTCACCTTTTCTTCGTGCATTGCTTTTAATGCATTCACAACATCATAGCCGCCTTTTCTCGGAACTTTAAAGCCATAATATTCTTCCAATCGATCCAATTGTTCAGTCGTAGGATGATGATTGATCAGTAACGTTCTGTTTCCCTGTACATTACTATGACCACGAACAGGACAAACTCCCCCGCCCTGAATTCCCAGGCTGCCTTTCATCAATAAGAGATTCACAATATTATAAATCATTTCCACTCCATTGTGCTGCTGCGTGATTCCCATTCCCCAACAAATAATAATGCGTTTTTTTGAGGCAATCATTTGTGCGGCTTCCCTTAGATTTTCAATCGAAATTCCACATTCAGCCGATAAAAAATCAAGGTCATACAATTTTAATTCTTCAATCAATTCACTAAAGCCTGCTGTTTTATTAATGATAAAATCCTGGTCAAGAACTTTTCCCGGATTTTTGGCTTCTTCTTCCAGCACCAAAATTTGAAGCGCCTTTAAAAGTGCCATATCTCCATTAATCCTTACGGGAAGATACAGATCTGATAATTCATAAGGCTTATCCAGCAAAGCACGAACTTCCTGAGGATTTCTAAAACCCTTCAATCCAGCTTCGGGAAGCGGATTGATGGCCATAATTTTCGCTCCGTTTTTCTTTCCTTTAGTCAGTGCGGAAAGCATTCTCGGTGAGTTGGTTCCCGGGTTCTGGCCGATGATGATGATGAGGTCCGTATCGTAGAAATCTTCCAGCTTTACCGTTCCTTTTCCGATCCCTATGCTTCTTGAAAGTGCATACCCGGAAGTCTCGTGGCACATATTGGAGCAGTCCGGAAAATTATTGGTTCCGAATTCACGGGCAAATAACTGATACACCCAGGTTGCTTCATTGCTGGTTCTTCCTGAAGTATAAAATATAGCTTCATCCGGAGATTCCAAAGCATTTAATTTTTCTGAAATTTTTGAAAAGGCATCATCCCAACTGATAGGCTGATAATGTTTACCTTCTTTAGGCAAATACATAGGTTCGGCGATTCTTCCAAGCTGACTAATTTCAAAATCTGTCAGTTTTGCTAAATCATATACCGAATTTTCTTTAAAGAATTCTGCCCCGATCTTTTTTGAAGTGGCTTCCTCAGCTAAAGCTTTTGCTCCGTTTTCACAATATTCTCCTAATCGGGAACGCTCGTCATCGGGATCCGGCCATGCGCAGCTCGGACAATCGAAACCATCAAACTGATTCATGCTGAAAAGTGCCCTGCCTCCACGAAGAACGGATGCATTGAGCACCAATTGATCTAATGAATGGATAACAGCCGGGATTCCCGCAGCCCAAACTTTTGGAGGCTTGAGTTTCAAATCCAGCAATTTATAAGGAGGCTCTGCTGAAGGTAATTGGCTATCGCTTTCCTTTATTTTATTGAATACATTTTTGTTTTCCATAATTTCTAAATTTTAAAAAAAATTAAAAATTAGCATTTTAGATTCGGGTTAGGATAGTTGTCACTTTGGTCTTCCAACGTATTATCGATGCAGACAAAATCCTTTTCTACTAAAATCTTTACCAATCCGGCTTGTCCGTCAAAACCAACTCTGTCTGTGGAAATCCATTCAGACACCATGGTTTCAGGCATTTTCAAAACCATCCTGTTTTCAATAAAAGCCGCGGACAGTTCTTCTCCATCTGTGCTTTCAATAGTATAAATAAATGGACGGTCTACAAATTCTGTAAAGCTTGAGATGATTCCTTTTTGTCCCAATTCAGCCACTTCGGATTGAGTGAGACGAAATCTTATTGAGTTGTCTTTAATTCTTATTTTCATAACAAATTTTCAATTTTAAAACAGCTGCCGGAATGGTAGATATTAAAGCGGTTATCCCGGAGGAACCCTATCAGAGTAATGTCAAACTCTTTTGCCAGATCTACCGCCAGACTGGATGGCGCTCCTATCGCTGTAACGATGGTTATTCCGGCCATTGCCGCTTTCTGAATGAGCTCAAAACTGGCTCTTCCGCTTAAAACCAGAATAGTATCGTTAAGAGGAAGCAGACCTGTAAATAATGTATGCCCTATAAGTTTATCCAATGCGTTATGTCTTCCTACATCTTCACGCAAAGCAAGCAGATTACCATTTACATCAAAGATACCGGAAGCATGTATACCTCCTGTAGCGCTGAAATTATTCTGGAAAGACTTTAATTTTTCGGATAACTGATATAATGTTTCAAGAGAAATAATAATATCTTCTTTTTCCTGATGGAGAAAAGGGCTTACTGTGCGTATAGATTCTATAGAGCCTTTTCCGCATACGCCACAGCTGGAAGTAGTATAAAAGTTCCTTTCGGTTTTCATTAATTCGGGAACAAAATCTTCTATAAGCTCTACGATAACAATGTTGTCACTGTTTCTTGAACATTCTGCTTCCGGGCTGTAAACATTTTTAATCTGCTGACGGCTGGAAATAATTCCTTCCGTAAACAAAAAACCAACGGCCAGCTCCCTATCATTTCCCGGAGTCCGCATTGTTACAGATATATTTTTATGCTCTTTTTTACCCGCTACCTCATAGGAAATCCTGATTTCCAAAGGCTCTTCGACGGAAATATCATCTGTACAGGGTAAACTGTTGTTATCCTTAACTTTGACAATTTCTATCTGCTTTACCGACTTATTTGATAACAGATGGGCTTTCATAATTTAGTAACTGGTATCGTAAAGGTACAAAATTTTATTCCTTCAATTAAGGATGTGCAGAAACCCATTCTTCTCCATTCTCAAAAATTTCTTTTTTCCAGATGGGAACGGTTTGTTTAATATTCTCAATTATATGGCTGCATGCATCAAAAACTGCATTTCTGTGACCGTCACTTACTATTATTATAATGGCTGCATCTCCGGGAAACAAAATTCCGGTGCGGTGATGGACTACAATATTTTTTACCGAAAATAAAGAAATGGCTTTATCTGCTATTTTTTGTATTTCTTTACGGGCCATAGATTCATAGCACTCATATTCCAAACGAATGACCGGTTTGTTTTTGGTATGATTACGAACTGTTCCTACAAATGATGCAATTCCTCCGCATGCCGGATCGGAAGCAAGAGCAAAGCAATCTGTGATGCTCAGTATATCGTCTGTTATTTTTATATCAACCATATCTTTATCCACCACTTACAGGGGGAATTATTGCTAGTTCGTTATTGATTGTGATGATCTGATGATCTTCCGCATATTCATCATCAATGGCAATGAAATACGATTTCAGTCTTTTCAGTTCCGGAAAATCTTTTTCCAGCAGTTCTTTTAATTCACCCACATTTGTACCTTCATTTATTTCAACTTCTTTTTTTGTTGTTCCGAGAATATCTTTCGTTATTCCGAATGCTAATATTTTAATTGTCATTTTAATTTTAGCTTATTACCAATATTTTATTAAAACATTTATTCCTGCTATCAAAACCAGTATGGCAGTTACTCTTTTGATCACCAATGGATTCCAATTCAGAGACATTCTTGAACCTATTTGTCCGCCAATAAACACGGCAAAACACAGGCTTCCAATTCTCACATAATCCATATCTGCGGAAAGCTTTGATACCTGGCCGAAGATCCCTGATATTGAATTGACCAAAATAAAAACACTTGAGGTAGCTGCAATTTTTCTTGGGGTACTCCATTTCATGAGATTTAACAGAGGCGAAAGAAAAATTCCGCCGCCGATCCCTACTAATCCTGATAAAAAACCAATTCCTCCTCCTAAAAAGCCGTTTTTGATTAAAGAGCCTTCGTTATATACAGAAGTCTCTTCATTATTTTTCGCGTCTGTTTTTATCCATAATAATAAGGACGCTATGATTAATGTAATGCCTAGAATCAGAAAAAAAGTTTCCTGACTTATTTTTAAAACAGCCCCCAGATAAGCCATCGGAACACTGACGAGAGTGATGGGTAATATTTTGCTCCAGTCGGTTTGTTTGTTTTTGACATAAATATAAACCCCGCCTACAACCACAATAACATTACAGATCAATGCCGTTAACCGTATTTCCTGATAGGGAAAACTATACATTGCCAAAACAGCAAGGTAACTTGACCCGCCGCCAAACCCTACCGATGAATAAATGAAAGCAATGATTAAAAAAAACAATATGATTTCCCAGTGTTCCATCAAACAGATTATTTTAATACAATAATACTTAATTTTATCTCTATTTTCAGTACATATTCAGAAAAATACAGTTGGTTTTGTTATAAATGATTACTGTCTTAATCGGTATTTTTTTAAAACTTGTCTGGCTTATCACAACTCTGAAAAGTATAACCTGGCAGGAATCAAACAAATGAAATAATTTGAGTTAAACTCCTTTTTCAAAACCTAAAAATTCATCGGTGTTAATATCAATTCGTTTTATCAATTCGTATGAAAGGGTTATCTTTAAAGCAACTTTTATATTAAAAAAAATTGATTTATACAGCACTTTTAAGTATTGCGATTTTCCAGGGAATAATCTTAGGTTTAGTTATTTTAAAATCTTCTTTGTTCAATAGCAATTCAAATAAATATTTAGCCTGCTTGCTATTTACAATTTCAATTAAATTACTGAATCATGTTTTTGATATTGAAGGAGCATTTGTTCGCTATCCGTTGCTGCATATTGCAGACAACATCGAGTGGGTATTTCTAATACCTGCTTTCCTATTCCTGTTTATTAAAAACAGGACTGATCACGCTGGAAAAGGTAAACCAAAAAATTATCTGTTTTTCATTCCATTTGCCTATTCCGCTGTCCTTAATATTATCAACGACCTCGATCATGTTGCAGGGATTTATAGTTTTTCTGAATCAGGCATCATGATCATCCAGATACTTGGGCTGGTCCAACTTTTTTTAGCCGTTACATTCATTCCGTTCCTGCCAATTTACTCTTATTTTATGATAAGACATTTGAAAGATTCACAGGAAAAAAAATGGATACTTACCTTATTAACGATTGTTTCTTTATTGCTATTTGTTTGGCTCATTACCGCTCTAGCCGGCTTATTTTTCAACTATGATATTTCGTCTACGATGAGTGCCTTGGCTTTATTTGCAACATTCATCATTCATTGGACAGCGTATAAAGGCATTTACAAATATAAACTGGCCAAAAACAAAGATGCCGTCTACAATTTTCTAAATAATGATTCAGTTATTTCATATCCCAGTTTGCAAATTGTACAAGATAGTACACCCCAAGAGTATAAGGAATCTATTACGGCTGATAATCTTTACTTTCAAAAACTGGAACTTCTTTGCAAAGATCAGCACATTTATACCGACAGCACATTAAACAGAGAAAAAGTTGCTGAAAAACTAGGCATAAGCGCGGGATATCTTTCACAAATTGTAAACATAATAACAGGAGACAATTTTGCCCATTATATTAATCAATATCGGGTGGAAGCTGTCAAGGAAATGATATCAGATCCGGAATATGACAACTATAATTTGTTGACGATGGGATTAGAATCCGGATTTACCTCAAAAACGACTTTTTATAAGGCCTTTAAAAAAGTTACCGGTCAGACACCCAATGAATATAAAAACACCATCAAGTAAGTGCCATTTTATCCATTTTTAAGATTTTGGAACCCGTCCTAACTTTTATTTAAGCTTGCGAAAAATAAAGATTCTATCTGGCATTTTCTAAATAATGATCCCGCTATTTCGTATGCCCATCTACAAATTGTACAAAATATAATAGAATTAAAATACCCGCAAATAAGTACCATTTTATCCATTTTTAAGCTTTTGAAACCTACTCTAATTTTTATTATTTGAATTTTGCCCTGAAATAATTCAAATAACTTTTTTTATGAAAAAAAACTTTTCACTACTCATCATTTTGTTTGCTTTTTATTCTGTCAATGCTCAAAGTGAAACCGGTACAGATCCTTATCAAAAAAACAATGAAATTAAATTAAATTTAATCTCTCCATTATCCGGTGCTGTTGAAGCGGGCTTTGAACGGCATCTCAACAAACACTCATCACTGGGAATCTCTGGATTTGTTGTTTATGATCATAAAAAAGATGAGGATATGAATTACTACATCTCTCCCTATTACAGATACTATTTTGGAAAAAAATATGCTTCCGGTTTTTTTGTCGAAGGATTTGGAGCGTTCACTTCCATTGATGGAAAAAAAGTATACGCAGCAGATAACCTGACATTCACTAAAAATAAAGATGTTTATGATGTTGCACTTGGGGCTGGACTAGGCTATAAACTGGTCACAAAAAAAGGATTGGTTTTTGAAGCCAACGTAGGCTACGGAAAACTTTTGTTCAATGCAGACAAAACTGATCATAGTGTGGTTGCCAAGTATGGATTGAGTATCGGCTATCGATTTTAATATCAAATATACTTAGCAACTAAAGCGTTATAAGGCTTTTGTTTGTGGTCGATTAAAATACAAACCTGAAAAACGAATAAAATCCTGACGAGAGTTGGGATTTTTTTGTAAGCTGAAATATATTCGTTTATACAATTAATCTTCAACATATCTTCTGCTCGCTGCCCTGAAACCAAAAAGAAACATCAGAAGTATAGCTGCTACAAGGAAATAAAAAGAGCTTTGCCAACTTGAATCTAAGTCATGTAATTTACCAAAAACAGGAGGTCCCAGAGCAGCAATTAAATAGCCTACTGATTGCGCCATTCCCGATATTTTAATAGCATTGGCACTAGATTTTGTACGCAATGAAAAGAATAAAATAGAAAGACTAAAAGATAACCCATTTGAAATCCCCAATAATATTGCGGTAAAATATACTGAGTCAGATTTTAGCCAGATGAACATCAAAATGCTTATCAACATCGACACACAAACAAAAATAACCATGCCTTTCTGATCTATCATCTTATTGGCGATAATTGGTCCAAAAAATGTAATAGGAATCGATGCAATCTGAATAGTAAACAGCACCCACCCCGGTGCATTTCCAGTCATACCATAATCACCTAAAACAGCCGGCAGCCAGGAAACAATACAGTAATAAACCAGAGACTGCAATCCCATAAATAGACTAATATTCCATGCCTGAGCAGATTTAAACATATTAAAATCTGATGTACTTCTATCAGTTTTCTGTTGTTGCAATGTATTTTTATTAAAAATAAGTTCTAGCACAACCACCAACAATGCCAGTAATGCTATCACCAACCAGATTCCCAAAGAACCACGCCAACCATATCCTGTCCATTGTCCTATTCTAACGCTATAGCCAGATGCCAAAGCAGCAGCAAGGTTCATAGACACAGCAAATACGCCAGTCATCAACCCAATCTGTTTAGGAAAATTATTTTTGATATATCCCGGAATGATTACGTTACCAATAGCTATACCAAGACCTATAAAAACAGAGCCCAAAAACAATGCCGATATGGAACCCGACACACGCACAAACAATCCGAAACTAAGAATAATTAATGCATATAATAAAAATCTATTGATGCTAAACCGGCGGGAAAAACGACTAATCACTACCGAACAACCTGCAAAAATAAATAAGGGTATGGAAGTGAGCAGACTACTCTGGAAACGATTTAGATGCAAAGAATTTCTT is part of the Chryseobacterium lactis genome and encodes:
- a CDS encoding sulfite exporter TauE/SafE family protein, producing the protein MEHWEIILFFLIIAFIYSSVGFGGGSSYLAVLAMYSFPYQEIRLTALICNVIVVVGGVYIYVKNKQTDWSKILPITLVSVPMAYLGAVLKISQETFFLILGITLIIASLLLWIKTDAKNNEETSVYNEGSLIKNGFLGGGIGFLSGLVGIGGGIFLSPLLNLMKWSTPRKIAATSSVFILVNSISGIFGQVSKLSADMDYVRIGSLCFAVFIGGQIGSRMSLNWNPLVIKRVTAILVLIAGINVLIKYW
- a CDS encoding MoaD/ThiS family protein, translated to MTIKILAFGITKDILGTTKKEVEINEGTNVGELKELLEKDFPELKRLKSYFIAIDDEYAEDHQIITINNELAIIPPVSGG
- the fdhD gene encoding formate dehydrogenase accessory sulfurtransferase FdhD, coding for MKAHLLSNKSVKQIEIVKVKDNNSLPCTDDISVEEPLEIRISYEVAGKKEHKNISVTMRTPGNDRELAVGFLFTEGIISSRQQIKNVYSPEAECSRNSDNIVIVELIEDFVPELMKTERNFYTTSSCGVCGKGSIESIRTVSPFLHQEKEDIIISLETLYQLSEKLKSFQNNFSATGGIHASGIFDVNGNLLALREDVGRHNALDKLIGHTLFTGLLPLNDTILVLSGRASFELIQKAAMAGITIVTAIGAPSSLAVDLAKEFDITLIGFLRDNRFNIYHSGSCFKIENLL
- a CDS encoding molybdopterin-dependent oxidoreductase; this translates as MGKLFFFILFSFCSLASAQTGFKLKISGEITQTLELSLSDLSKMPRKNATMKDKEGKVHSYTGVSVLDILAAAKVPSGKELHGENMSKYLLVKCADGYQVLFSLAELDPSIADKTVIVADTVDGKPLPDGKGPLRIIAEGEKKPARSSYQVTELIIGAVKK
- a CDS encoding molybdenum cofactor biosynthesis protein MoaE encodes the protein MVDIKITDDILSITDCFALASDPACGGIASFVGTVRNHTKNKPVIRLEYECYESMARKEIQKIADKAISLFSVKNIVVHHRTGILFPGDAAIIIIVSDGHRNAVFDACSHIIENIKQTVPIWKKEIFENGEEWVSAHP
- a CDS encoding DUF3575 domain-containing protein → MKKNFSLLIILFAFYSVNAQSETGTDPYQKNNEIKLNLISPLSGAVEAGFERHLNKHSSLGISGFVVYDHKKDEDMNYYISPYYRYYFGKKYASGFFVEGFGAFTSIDGKKVYAADNLTFTKNKDVYDVALGAGLGYKLVTKKGLVFEANVGYGKLLFNADKTDHSVVAKYGLSIGYRF
- a CDS encoding DUF7009 family protein; translated protein: MKIRIKDNSIRFRLTQSEVAELGQKGIISSFTEFVDRPFIYTIESTDGEELSAAFIENRMVLKMPETMVSEWISTDRVGFDGQAGLVKILVEKDFVCIDNTLEDQSDNYPNPNLKC
- a CDS encoding helix-turn-helix domain-containing protein, translated to MIYTALLSIAIFQGIILGLVILKSSLFNSNSNKYLACLLFTISIKLLNHVFDIEGAFVRYPLLHIADNIEWVFLIPAFLFLFIKNRTDHAGKGKPKNYLFFIPFAYSAVLNIINDLDHVAGIYSFSESGIMIIQILGLVQLFLAVTFIPFLPIYSYFMIRHLKDSQEKKWILTLLTIVSLLLFVWLITALAGLFFNYDISSTMSALALFATFIIHWTAYKGIYKYKLAKNKDAVYNFLNNDSVISYPSLQIVQDSTPQEYKESITADNLYFQKLELLCKDQHIYTDSTLNREKVAEKLGISAGYLSQIVNIITGDNFAHYINQYRVEAVKEMISDPEYDNYNLLTMGLESGFTSKTTFYKAFKKVTGQTPNEYKNTIK
- a CDS encoding FdhF/YdeP family oxidoreductase, with translation MENKNVFNKIKESDSQLPSAEPPYKLLDLKLKPPKVWAAGIPAVIHSLDQLVLNASVLRGGRALFSMNQFDGFDCPSCAWPDPDDERSRLGEYCENGAKALAEEATSKKIGAEFFKENSVYDLAKLTDFEISQLGRIAEPMYLPKEGKHYQPISWDDAFSKISEKLNALESPDEAIFYTSGRTSNEATWVYQLFAREFGTNNFPDCSNMCHETSGYALSRSIGIGKGTVKLEDFYDTDLIIIIGQNPGTNSPRMLSALTKGKKNGAKIMAINPLPEAGLKGFRNPQEVRALLDKPYELSDLYLPVRINGDMALLKALQILVLEEEAKNPGKVLDQDFIINKTAGFSELIEELKLYDLDFLSAECGISIENLREAAQMIASKKRIIICWGMGITQQHNGVEMIYNIVNLLLMKGSLGIQGGGVCPVRGHSNVQGNRTLLINHHPTTEQLDRLEEYYGFKVPRKGGYDVVNALKAMHEEKVKFMFCMGGNFLSAAPDTTFTAEAMRKLEMSVIVSIKLNRNHLIHGKEALILPVISRSEKDMINGELQHVSTENSMGVVEWSRGVLDPISDHLINETHVACRMAKAVLGKRSVVDWDKFINSYDAVRNDIEQCIPGFENYNKRVVQKGGFYLPNEPRDGIFNSEFYPGKAAFNITAVPDNSLADDEYLMGTTRTHDQFNTVVYGLNDRYRGIFNERRVVMMNEKDIEKAGLKEGDHVDLFNYDDGIERIAPLFIVVKYPIPQKSTMTYFPETNVLVSINNVVNGANMPASKYVRIKIRKHSPEIFKKIEDHVIAATGTNAE
- a CDS encoding bestrophin family protein; protein product: MIIRKKENWFRMLFVWHGSVLPALLPRLGLLLIISLLVTYFRGIIFSFKVPLNPAPLTLFGFVLALFLGFKNNASYDRFWEGRKLWGALLNTARSLTRQAMTLKNINNNVSVHDFVQLLSAFIFALKHQLRGTEANEDLKSRLNEDQLKIVSASKYKPAVIMRLLGEWVQKAKDESCLDSIQQARFDENFDKLSDILGGCERIVSTPIPYSYRVLLHRTVYIYCFLLPFGLVDSLGWFTPLIVVFVAYTFVAFEAIADEIEEPFGTDANDLALNSMCTMINETIHEMAGEQIAVSQKITQNIID
- a CDS encoding NTP transferase domain-containing protein; this encodes MILKENDFPTLNGLVLAGGKSQRIGNPKDKINWHGKEQKYYAADLLAAICDEVFISCRQDQLENFDTNYNFLTDTFLNMGPFGGILSALRSQRDKAWLVVACDLPLLDKNSLEFLIQSRNPEKAATTYESPFDGLPEPLITIWEPKSYPLLLNFLGLGNTCPRKVLINSDTLILKPANPDALMNVNTPEDMAKAKEILRK
- a CDS encoding HesA/MoeB/ThiF family protein, whose protein sequence is MSDPLERYHCQIALPGFGILSQELLKNAKILIVGMGGLGCPSAQYLVSSGVGTIGLADDDTVCESNLHRQILYTPDDIGTCKVDAAAKKLQQQNPSVSIIPYRLKVTSSNVMNLISEFDLIIEGTDNFETKCLLNDACVLSGKPLVYGAIYQYEGQVSIWNVLQKDGTYSPNYRDVFPNAEESQVPNCREGGVLPTLAGIVGCMQAGETIKYFTNPEDSLAGKLWMINVLNGSAQIIKLRKTSVQITDLPQTVQIVTFEQLMQEKHSFEIIDVRRPEEHQHFNIGGTNIPVEELQDHLDYISGCSGPVLFYCQSGKRSAEAVRKIKKIFPEKEVFSLKDGIHKKTQ